In Aedes albopictus strain Foshan chromosome 3, AalbF5, whole genome shotgun sequence, the genomic window ATATTGAACCGTGGACAACAGCTCTCGGCACATCAACTGATCCTAGTAGGCATGGCCAATCTCAGCCACCCGCGTCGTCGTCACTCATAGTTAGGCTACCGATAAGCTGAATTATTGGCTTCTttggtggtgttgagataattccatattctgaatctgcatgcgaaactgagtcgaaatccaaattttcatgaattttggagcccgggaacctattcaaaaatcaatttgaagtttgtatggtagCGATttctcgaatcacccctcgtcgcattttgtactggacggagctgtcaaacagttgcccagctgtcaaaaggtgatttcaaaaaatctcttcaaatttgtttttaggtaccaaaataaagttctaaaaatctgaaaaaaaatcatagtggcttagaaaaaggtgctctttcatataaaatcaaaaaatcaatacatttttttgaatttaaaaacccaatttggcTTCTTTAATGTTGTTAAGATAGTTCGATATTCTGAATAtgtatgtcaaactgagccgaaatctaaattttcatgaatttttatgtcccggaacctatttaaaaataattttgaagtttgtatgggagtgatttgtcgaatcacccctcgtcgcagtttgtactgggcggagctgtcaaacagttgcccagctgtcaaaaggtgatttctaaaaatctctttgaaattgattttaggtaccaaaacaaagttctaaaaagctgaaaaaaaatcatagtgactcaggaAAAGGTGCTTTTTTCGCCGAGTTTTTcgcataaaatcaaaaaatcaatacatttttttttaatttaaaaacctaatttcgaacgattgccgtggataactgacactgaggaagattacaagtggtagtcgaaatacacgtatctgtcataaggataagcaaaagagggcggaacaATCCTTTAAATGGTATTACATTACAttaactgattacacttattcgaataACACTTTAATTTTCAGATAACAAAATGGTAAGAATGTTCTATCATATAACAATCACACATATCATATCATATATGTATTGGGAAAGGGAGAACCATCAGGGCACTCGATTGAAACGATTTAAACAGGAGCCTGGGATTGCCTCCTCCttattgttaacatttcgtggattgagagcGGTTTTCTtatacttaatcatttattttaggctcatgcgccaacaggcataacggagccgaattcgatTAAAACtaaagatcaagtttacccaacatatctctaatgtcttccttttctggtttccctcgtgCCCTAAAAATGCACATAAattggatctggcaataccgtattcagggcattcccacacaacatggttgatatcttaatagcctgcaccacagcaaCAACGATTGCTAtttgtgagccctattcgatagaaatgcgagcctaGAGAGTAGTGATTGcgggacataagtcgacacattatcttgataaaatctcaacccatatccaaccccttgaaccacgccgtcttcgatacctgtgggggaattgaatgtaaccacctgaCCAAcactcctgcatcccatttttgttgccaactgaccaaggcatgctgacgagcaatcgaaaaaaaatcattgaagacgtcataaatatcgccttctatAGTGCTCACCTTGGCGAGTgtgtccgctttctcattgcccgggatcgagcaatgcgaagggacccaaaccaaggtgatattatatgcttgattcaGTAGAGCACTCAGaaatgatcgtatttcgcttaggaaatacgtggagtgctttaccgagctcattgagcgaatagcctcaattgaactgaggcAATCCGTGAATATGAAGTATTGATCAGAcggaagagaggcgattcgctctaatgcgtagtgtatagtcGCCAATTGAAAGCGGgttcttcgaccccatctattgggacaGGGTGTCTACTCGATTGCGAAATAAAATTCCCAGATTTTTCCAGGTCGtagaaaataattccaggttcaCATAATAATTACTCCAGTAACTTAAACGAACCATCAAATTTGCCATATACAAATCAGATgaaaatttgctgaattttgtAAGAAAAAATCTGTAGCGGCATTACTAGATTTATTTCAGATTAAACTTCTGGCAAAAATGGAgcagttccaaaaaaaaaaatcggtggatTTCCTAGATAAGTCATTATGTATTCCATATAAAAATTGGTGCAAATGTCTATTTAAGGACAACTTTCTTGAATTCCCAATTCAACCTTGCACCAGAAATCTAGATGAACAATAATTATTATTCTAGAattattctcaagaaaaaaaaaacttgcaacgAAAGtgcaattttttattttattcttgtTCACTTGTAAAAAGCCTTAGGTTTAGGTTCTTAAATTATTTGTCAATCAATaggaaatttttagatttttttttgtagttcatTGCGATGTGGGTGAGAGTCTTAAAAAAATGTCGGCAAAAATTATGCTTAATTATGCTTGGGTTGCCTTTGTTTTGTCCTATTAATTTTCACAAAAGGAAAATTTGTGAggcaaaaaacttaaaaaatctaagttaaaatattgagattttttttgcattttgacatgGAACTATGTGCAAAactcagtaggcaagacaaagtttgctttTGCTGGTTTTGTATAAATTTTTGATGGTGCAAGATGAGAATGTCTTGTAGAAAcataaaaattttaaaagtaaATAAGTAGGTCAATAACTTTTTGCAATTGCCATTTCAAAAGAAACTGTCGACTTTTAAGAAAACaatcctaggggcaagacactgtgcaaacgagagcaactctaactctgagaaattcggtCTAACtatttttatcgatgatcgacaaaatttgttaaaacatccccaaaactgcaattttcattcagcacacgcaacactttgcagtttgacattggttcaagatcacactttggtataaatgagagaaaatccctgagaaaatctgaGGAAATGTGAGGAATCTTGAACAACACTTCGAATACAGATTGTTTCTTGTTAGATCTGGCTTGCCCCtagaaacaatcattgaaaagcctgattccaaaattattcgaaaagtcctaggcctagtggttaaggctatggatcactaatccaaagacggcgggttcggttctcgttccggtcgggaaaattttcttgattacctgggcatagtgtatcatagtCCTTGCCAGTcacaatacactgaagttttttttttacgaaggtaatggtcccgcgtaaaaaaaccgcgttatttcaagacccgtcgtaaaaaaaaaccgcgttatttcaagacccgtcgtaaaaaaaccgcgttatttcaaaaaaacgtcgtaaaaaaagtcaagtcacgttagatgtggtgctgactattttacgcgtgtttttgaaaaaacgtgaatttttttacgacggtttttgaaataacgcggttttttttacgacgggtcttgaaataacgcggttttttttaggacggaccgcgtaaaaaaaaccgcgtaaaaaaaaacttcagtgtatacaaattcatgcaatgaaaagcaaagaaagcccttcaattaacaactgtggaaacgctcaaagaacactaagttgaagagaggcaggccaagttccagtgggaactttgagccataaataagatagagaaatttcttaaaactgtAATAACGAGCAAAGGCGCAGATACAAAGTGGACAATGGGAAACGGAGTAGTGTgatctaaaacaaaacacatgttgTCTGGTTTGCAGTCGTAGATCAACTGTCTAATTTATTTCGATAGAGTATGCGACTGGTTACTCATACTTCACTCATCTGAATGTACGATCAGGAGTGCGTTCATAGTCAGTACAgtacaacaaaaacaaaaaacactAGTATTCTAAATTCCATCAATCTATATTTCtacaaatattttctgaaaaaaaacctttaaatttctaaaaaaaaatctctctttGGGTATGCATCGAAAGAATCTTTTATAAGTTACACAAGCAATTAAATCATTTTTAAGGAGTGTCACCAAAAGCTAGGCTTACTTTTTTTTGGATAATTCGACTCCCTCCTATCATCATTATTACttattatatttatttgaatttgtTTAAAGCAATTTTGCTATATTCTGGTAGAGATATGTTAAGATTTCCGTCAGATATTTTTCCGGAACTTCTGGATCTGCATTCGGATCCTTTAGAAATGTTTGAGTACTGTCTAAAATTTTCGGCAGATTTTTTATCACTGGCTTCTGATTTCAATTACTATATATATTGAGATTTTTTCTAGGTACTTCAGAGAACGTCTTTATGCACTTACAGGGGAtacacaaaatgatcgggacaggcaaaattttcactttacaaaaaatgttcaactagctgtaacttttcgaaaagtgcatcgaatattctcaaatttttactgtaagttcttcaactagttgtgtatcagtggacaaaatttggaaaagatcggacaattcttcacgaagtagtagacaccctgttgggAATATTCTgccaatcgagggcttgattttgcagttgttcgtgagaactttcttttgaAAGGAGATTTTTTcgccctgacgcgggtttcgcgcaagtgtctctgctagCAGTGCTTGTATAGCAATGCAAtgtcctggaccgatcgggaatcgaacgcgTCACCCTAAGTGTAGTCACACCATTTACAGCtggggctatatgggcccaagaagtggtctagaatctacaggggatggtcaaaatgtttgggataggcaactttttttctctcacgaaaaagttcatcttgctataacttttcatagagcataaaaaaatctcaaattttgactgtttgtcaacctattatatgtgcatctatggtacaaatttgggctcgattgattaatgcttcacaaagttagaaccgtttgggtaaaacactatttttaagacaactcatttttgagctgtcatatctaagaaaccagtgaaccgaattgaatgaaattttgaacgtacactaacactatgtaaatgcttcacaaacttttaaaacatgggtactttttgaacgttgaaaaaagtaatCATGGAttgatattttttatatttttttcaataaaatgtattttttttacatcaatgtcaataaacttTAGTggtgatattcaaagattttccactttcgTTCTCAAGTTAactctaattagatatattagagcctattacgattgaaagaagaacacatttagtaatttttgtgtggtattgcaaatttgacttattttcctctatatgggtaaaattttcaacccggtgtaacttaattcgccgtgagaaaatattgcattttataacgtcgtattaagtatccatatattgttgataaacgttaaaaaattcattcaattcggttcactggtttctgagatatgacagttcaaaaactagttgtctcaataataatgttttacccgaacggttcttacttcgcgaaaaattattcaatcgagcccaaatttgtaccatagatgcacacataataggttgacagtcaaaatttgagattttttgatgcactctatgaaaagttacactatgttgaatttttttgttggagaaaaaaagttgcctatcccaaacattttggccatcccctgtagacatTCTTCTCGATTTATTAAGTTTTTTGCTTGTATGAGAACCAAACTATTTCAAAGTGTAATATTTATCTAAGTATTTGCTCCCATAGACCGTTACGTGGGATGGCCCCTAGACAAAAGCTGAAAAATGTGATATAGAAAACTTACGACTCTTGGAAATTGTGGAATATCCTAGTTTTATTGAGATAAACCTTAACATATAACTTACACTTAATAATCTGCCGCCGTGTTGGACAGATAGTCTCTCCGTCCGATGTTCGACGCCTGCTTGCTCTGGATCGCCTCCAGCTTGGGACACTCGGTAATCCGATGGCCAAGACCACCGCAGTAGCTGCACCCGTCTCCCAGGTCGGCGTACTTCTCCGTCTCGGAGCACAACTCGCCCAAGAATGGGGGGACCTTTTGTTTGGCCTCTATCAGCAGGTGCTTCAAATCCAGAAGGACAAACTGTTCGGTTGCTTTGTTGATGAAGGTGGTGGCCAGACCTTTAGATCCTGATCGACCGGTACGACCGATCCGATGGACGTAGTTTTCGATGTCATCCGGCATGTCGTAGTTGATTACGTGCTGGACGTCCGGGAAGTCGAGACCTTTGGAGGCTACATCGGTGGCCACGAGGACATCCTTTTCCTGAttccggaatccctccacggaACGGTATCGCTCTTCCTGGTCTTTGCCACCGTGAATAGCCACGGCTTCAACGCCTTTCAGGAGAAGATACTCGTGGATGGCGTCTACGTCCTGCTTCTTCTCGGCGAATATCAATACTGGGGGAGGCGTTTTCTGTAGACAATCCAGAAGGTAGACGACCTTAGCTTCCTGTTTGACGTACTCCACGTCCTGGGTAACGTTCATGGAAGCTGCTCCAGCACGACCCACGTTGATCGTTACTGGTTTGACCAGAGCGGATTTGGCAAAGTTCTGGATTTTCTTGGGCATAGTGGCGGAGAAGAGCAGCGTTTGTCTCTGACCTTTAAAGTATGAGAAAATAGTACGAATGTCCTCCTCGAATCCGGCGTCGATCATCCGATCAGCCTCATCCATGCAAAGATATCGACAGACGTCCAGTTTGAGCAGCTTCTTGTCCAGCATATCCATCAGACGACCCGGAGTGGCCACCATAATGTGACATCCCTGTTGAATGATCGCCAGCGCCTCATTCACAGGAACGCCTCCTATGGCCAACGCAGACCGTATCTCCGGCATTCCGGACATCCGCAAGTGCTGACAGTAGTACTGAATAATATCATACGTCTGTTTGGCCAACTCCCGCGAGGGACAAATGATCAACCCGTAAGGACCTTCCTTGCTGATGAACGGCAGTCGGAGTTCCTGCTCCAACGAAAACATGATGATCGGCAGCACAAAGACCAGCGTTTTACCCGAACCGGTGAATGCAATTCCGATTAAGTCTCTTCCCGATAGCACCGCGGGAATCCCCTGCACCTGAATGGGCGACGGCTTCCGGATGTTGCGCTTCTCGAGTGCCGCCAGAATCACCTTGGGGAACTTCATCTCCCGGAAGGAACAAATCGGCGGCGGCACGTTCTCTCCGTCGACCAATATCCGCATCTTCTCGCGAACTCTTTCGTGCGATGCATCCGTCCGGGACAGGATGTACCGGGGAGCCTTCCAGCTGGTTTTGATCGGATCCTCGTACTGGATGCCTTTGGCCAATTCAGCCACACCCATGAGGGCCTTCTTTTCCGCCACGCTTTCGAGAATTTTCTCTTCCTGGAAGAAAAACAAAGGTAAAGTTAATAATCAATTTACCTACAATAAATTACCTAAAGAACCAGTTTCTGGATTGTATTAAATTACTTACCTCCTTCAGTTGCTTCTCGACGGCGCTGATCTTTTTCGCCTCGGCAATCTTCTTCAGCTCGGTGTGCTGATCCAACAAGCTGATGTTAAACTTCCGGCCCCATGCTTCCTCGGCATTCTCCTCGTCGTGTTCGTTCTCGCTGGAGGATTTCCCCACGTTGGAAGCCTCCGCCGTTAACTGCACTATCCGACCCAATTTGAGCAGCTGTTGCTTCTTGCGTTCCTTCACCGGCACATAGGGAACGTACTTATCGTCATCCTCGCCATGGTCACTGGCATCGGAGTCCTTTTCTTCGCGGCGGTAGCGCTTGACCGGAGGCGCGTTTGCGGACATTATTTTACACTGTTTTATCCTGCcacttttttattataatttattATAATAACTTTTTAAAACGATTGCCAACAACCCGCGAGTAAAAATTGCGActttgtttattttgattttaagTGACAGATCACGATCAAAACTTAACGAAAGCGGGATTCTTCACATTAGGCTGaatttacaaaaggctgaatttaaACGAGCTTCTGCTTACTAGATGTGCAACTCAAATGTATTGGCTTGTATTGATTTTTgtggtttaaggacagacttattagaCCTACTCAcggttttgagggcacaaatctcttcgtaaacaaaaccagcgcacctgagcttcttattttaagtttattacaagtgagcaagaacagaataattgaATGCATtggtgtttgaagcttgcttcttgagatttgtgcgtccaaagttctgatgcactgttgaagcgggatctcaagacgtttgtccttaaatacaTTTTCCGTCT contains:
- the LOC109413553 gene encoding ATP-dependent RNA helicase abstrakt; the protein is MSANAPPVKRYRREEKDSDASDHGEDDDKYVPYVPVKERKKQQLLKLGRIVQLTAEASNVGKSSSENEHDEENAEEAWGRKFNISLLDQHTELKKIAEAKKISAVEKQLKEEEKILESVAEKKALMGVAELAKGIQYEDPIKTSWKAPRYILSRTDASHERVREKMRILVDGENVPPPICSFREMKFPKVILAALEKRNIRKPSPIQVQGIPAVLSGRDLIGIAFTGSGKTLVFVLPIIMFSLEQELRLPFISKEGPYGLIICPSRELAKQTYDIIQYYCQHLRMSGMPEIRSALAIGGVPVNEALAIIQQGCHIMVATPGRLMDMLDKKLLKLDVCRYLCMDEADRMIDAGFEEDIRTIFSYFKGQRQTLLFSATMPKKIQNFAKSALVKPVTINVGRAGAASMNVTQDVEYVKQEAKVVYLLDCLQKTPPPVLIFAEKKQDVDAIHEYLLLKGVEAVAIHGGKDQEERYRSVEGFRNQEKDVLVATDVASKGLDFPDVQHVINYDMPDDIENYVHRIGRTGRSGSKGLATTFINKATEQFVLLDLKHLLIEAKQKVPPFLGELCSETEKYADLGDGCSYCGGLGHRITECPKLEAIQSKQASNIGRRDYLSNTAADY